A section of the Streptomyces xinghaiensis S187 genome encodes:
- a CDS encoding serine hydrolase domain-containing protein, with product MATRSGRERRGALTAALTAAVLALGALSAPVAAAAGQAAAKPETETGRGHAATQEAMDAQVAAGLPGVLLQAVDRHGVWNGSSGVADLETERPRLPKDRFRVGSITKTFVATVLLQLESERRIDLDDTVEQWLPGVVRGNGNDGRKITVRQLLNHTSGVFNYTDDPGIEEKISGPGFLEHRYDTWTPEQLVRIAMGHEPDFAPGTSWNYSNTNYVLAGMVIERVTGEEYAEEIERRILRPLRLRATTVPGTDPEMPRPHGRAYSTLGGDPEEKIYDTTELNPSVAGAAGEMISTTGDLNRFYRALVRGKLLPDRQLKAMLTTVDTGLPGLDRYGLGIYPETLSCGVTIWGHSGGIRGSGSAATVTRTGDHAASFNANGDWTGDGRAVAEAEYCGTS from the coding sequence ATGGCGACACGTTCAGGCAGAGAACGGCGCGGCGCACTCACCGCGGCCCTGACGGCGGCGGTCCTCGCGCTCGGCGCGCTGAGCGCCCCGGTGGCGGCCGCGGCGGGCCAGGCGGCGGCGAAGCCGGAGACGGAGACGGGCCGCGGACACGCGGCGACACAGGAGGCCATGGACGCACAGGTCGCCGCGGGCCTCCCCGGGGTGCTGCTCCAGGCCGTCGACCGGCACGGCGTCTGGAACGGCTCTTCCGGCGTCGCCGACCTGGAGACCGAGCGCCCCCGGCTGCCGAAGGACCGCTTCCGCGTCGGCAGCATCACCAAGACCTTCGTGGCCACCGTCCTCCTCCAACTGGAGTCGGAACGGCGGATCGACCTCGACGACACCGTCGAGCAGTGGCTCCCGGGCGTGGTGCGCGGCAACGGCAACGACGGCCGGAAGATCACCGTCCGGCAGCTCCTCAACCACACCAGCGGCGTCTTCAACTACACCGACGACCCCGGCATCGAGGAGAAGATCTCCGGCCCCGGTTTCCTGGAACACCGCTACGACACCTGGACGCCGGAGCAGCTCGTGCGGATCGCCATGGGGCACGAGCCGGACTTCGCGCCGGGCACGAGCTGGAACTACTCCAACACCAACTACGTCCTGGCCGGCATGGTCATCGAGCGGGTGACCGGCGAGGAGTACGCCGAGGAGATCGAGCGCCGCATCCTCCGCCCGCTCCGTCTGCGCGCCACCACGGTGCCCGGCACCGACCCGGAGATGCCCCGCCCGCACGGCCGCGCCTACTCCACGCTGGGAGGCGACCCGGAGGAGAAGATCTACGACACCACGGAACTCAACCCCTCCGTCGCCGGAGCGGCCGGGGAGATGATCTCCACCACGGGCGACCTGAACCGCTTCTACCGGGCCCTGGTGCGCGGCAAGCTGCTGCCGGACCGTCAGCTGAAGGCCATGCTCACCACCGTGGACACCGGGTTGCCGGGACTCGACCGCTACGGCCTGGGCATCTACCCGGAGACGCTCTCCTGCGGCGTGACCATCTGGGGTCACAGCGGCGGCATCCGCGGCTCCGGTTCCGCGGCGACCGTCACCCGGACGGGGGACCACGCGGCCTCCTTCAACGCCAACGGCGACTGGACCGGCGACGGCCGGGCCGTGGCCGAGGCGGAGTACTGCGGCACGTCCTGA
- the pepN gene encoding aminopeptidase N, protein MPGENLTRDEARERAGLLTAHGYEVALDLRSATAPDAPEPRTFRSVTTIRFGCARPGASTFADLLAPSVTSVVLNGRELDPAAVFDGTRIALEDLREENVLTVDAQCAYSRTGEGMHRFADPEDGEVYLYTQYEPADARRVFTTFEQPDLKAPFIFTVTAPEGWTVLNNGAADGEPVPAEGGGAVWRFLPTKSISTYITAVVAGPYHMVHDTYRRTLDDGSELVIPLGALCRKGLARHFDADDIFTVTKQGLDFFHEHFGFPYPFGKYDQAFVPEYNLGAMENPGLVTFREEYVFRGKVTQASYESRANVILHEMAHMWFGDLVTMEWWDDLWLKESFADFMGAFSLVEATRFENGWITFANRRKAWAYRADQLPSTHPVTADIRDLEDAKLNFDGITYAKGASVLKQLVAYAGRDAFLEGARRYFQRHAYGNTRLEHLLSVLEETSGRNMAEWSRAWLQTAGVNTLTPDVVQDADGRITEFAVLQEAAPSHPELRPHRVAIGLYRREGDALVRFHRAETDVAGPRTVVTELAGAARPDLILVNDDDLTYCKTRFDAHSLGTLRASLGDVTDPLARALCWSALWGLTRDGLMPARDFLDLVLRFAGRESDIGVLQMLHAWAHSALVHYTAPDRREQSGRALAEGALGELRLAEPGSGHQLAWARFFALTAGSAADLQLLQGLLAGTAKIDGLEVDQELRWAFLEPLAAHGAAGAAEINAELARDDTASGKRHQTRCLAARPSGEVKERAWAEVVESDTLSNALVEATIAGFDQPGQRELLAPYVPRYFAAIEQVWEKRSIEIAMSVVRGLFPMLQGNQETLDAAQTWLDEHRQAPPALRRLVLEAHADLARALRAQDCDRAADYAD, encoded by the coding sequence GTGCCCGGTGAGAACCTGACCCGTGACGAAGCCCGCGAACGGGCCGGGCTGCTGACCGCCCACGGGTACGAGGTGGCGCTGGACCTGCGGTCGGCGACGGCCCCTGACGCCCCCGAGCCGCGCACCTTCCGCTCCGTGACCACGATCCGCTTCGGCTGCGCCCGGCCCGGCGCGTCGACCTTCGCCGACCTGCTGGCGCCGTCCGTCACCTCGGTCGTCCTCAACGGCCGCGAGCTGGACCCGGCCGCCGTGTTCGACGGCACGCGGATCGCGCTGGAGGACCTCCGCGAGGAGAACGTCCTCACCGTCGACGCGCAGTGCGCCTACAGCCGCACCGGTGAGGGCATGCACCGCTTCGCCGACCCGGAGGACGGCGAGGTCTACCTCTACACGCAGTACGAGCCCGCCGACGCGCGCCGGGTCTTCACCACCTTCGAACAGCCCGATCTGAAGGCACCGTTCATCTTCACCGTCACCGCGCCCGAGGGCTGGACGGTGCTGAACAACGGCGCGGCCGACGGGGAGCCCGTCCCCGCGGAAGGCGGCGGCGCCGTCTGGCGCTTCCTGCCGACGAAGAGCATCTCGACGTACATCACCGCGGTCGTCGCCGGGCCGTACCACATGGTCCACGACACCTACCGGCGCACGCTGGACGACGGCAGCGAACTGGTGATCCCGCTCGGCGCGCTCTGCCGCAAGGGGCTCGCCCGCCACTTCGACGCGGACGACATCTTCACCGTCACCAAGCAGGGCCTGGACTTCTTCCACGAGCACTTCGGCTTCCCGTACCCGTTCGGCAAGTACGACCAGGCGTTCGTCCCGGAGTACAACCTCGGCGCCATGGAGAACCCGGGCCTGGTCACCTTCCGCGAGGAGTACGTCTTCCGCGGCAAGGTCACCCAGGCCTCGTACGAGAGCCGGGCCAACGTCATCCTGCACGAGATGGCGCACATGTGGTTCGGCGACCTCGTCACCATGGAGTGGTGGGACGACCTGTGGCTGAAGGAGTCCTTCGCCGACTTCATGGGTGCCTTCTCGCTCGTGGAGGCGACCCGCTTCGAGAACGGCTGGATCACCTTCGCCAACCGCCGCAAGGCGTGGGCGTACCGCGCGGACCAGCTGCCCTCCACGCACCCCGTCACCGCCGACATCCGCGACCTCGAGGACGCCAAGCTCAACTTCGACGGCATCACCTACGCCAAGGGCGCCTCGGTGCTCAAGCAGCTCGTCGCCTACGCCGGCCGGGACGCCTTCCTGGAGGGCGCCCGCCGCTACTTCCAGCGGCACGCGTACGGCAACACCCGCCTCGAACACCTGTTGTCCGTGCTGGAGGAGACCTCCGGCCGGAACATGGCCGAGTGGTCCCGCGCCTGGCTGCAGACCGCGGGCGTCAACACCCTGACCCCGGACGTCGTCCAGGACGCGGACGGCCGGATCACCGAGTTCGCCGTCCTCCAGGAGGCGGCGCCCTCGCACCCGGAGCTGCGCCCGCACCGGGTGGCCATCGGCCTCTACCGGCGCGAGGGCGACGCGCTCGTCCGCTTCCACCGCGCCGAGACCGATGTCGCCGGTCCCCGTACGGTCGTCACCGAGCTGGCCGGGGCCGCGCGGCCCGATCTGATCCTCGTCAACGACGACGACCTCACCTACTGCAAGACCCGCTTCGACGCGCACTCCCTCGGCACCCTCCGCGCGAGCCTCGGCGACGTCACCGACCCACTGGCCCGGGCGCTGTGCTGGTCGGCGCTGTGGGGTCTCACCCGGGACGGGCTGATGCCCGCCCGCGACTTCCTCGACCTGGTGCTGCGTTTCGCCGGCCGCGAGAGCGACATCGGCGTGCTGCAGATGCTGCACGCCTGGGCGCACTCCGCGCTGGTCCACTACACCGCCCCCGACCGGCGCGAGCAGAGCGGCCGGGCGCTGGCCGAGGGGGCGCTCGGCGAGCTGCGGCTGGCCGAGCCGGGCAGCGGCCACCAGCTGGCCTGGGCGCGGTTCTTCGCGCTGACCGCCGGCAGCGCGGCCGATCTGCAGCTGCTGCAGGGTCTGCTGGCGGGCACCGCCAAGATCGACGGTCTGGAGGTGGACCAGGAGCTGCGCTGGGCCTTCCTCGAACCGCTCGCCGCGCACGGGGCCGCCGGGGCGGCCGAGATCAACGCCGAACTGGCGCGCGACGACACCGCCTCCGGCAAGCGCCATCAGACGCGCTGTCTCGCCGCCCGGCCCTCCGGTGAGGTGAAGGAGCGGGCCTGGGCGGAGGTGGTGGAGTCGGACACGCTGTCGAACGCTCTGGTCGAGGCGACCATCGCCGGCTTCGACCAGCCCGGTCAGCGGGAGCTGCTGGCGCCGTACGTCCCGCGGTACTTCGCCGCGATCGAACAGGTATGGGAGAAGCGGTCCATCGAGATCGCCATGTCGGTCGTACGGGGCCTCTTCCCGATGCTGCAGGGCAACCAGGAGACGCTGGACGCGGCACAGACGTGGCTCGACGAGCACCGGCAGGCGCCGCCCGCGCTGCGGCGGCTGGTGCTGGAGGCGCACGCCGATCTGGCGCGCGCCCTGCGGGCCCAGGACTGCGACCGGGCGGCGGACTACGCGGACTGA
- a CDS encoding DsbA family protein, with protein MRRTPVTAPEKTPVDFWFDPVCPWAWLTSRWMLEVEKVRPVEVRWHVMSLAVLNEPRLDELPEQYREMLEKTAWGPVRVAVAAEREHGSDVLGPLYTAFGTRFHNGGEGVSRESMAAALRDAGLPAELVDAADTDAYDTELRASHKQGIELVGEEVGTPVIAVPGADGEPCAFFGPVVTPAPRGEAAAKLWDGTLMVASTPGFYEIKRTRTQGPVFD; from the coding sequence ATGAGGAGAACCCCTGTGACCGCACCCGAGAAGACGCCCGTCGACTTCTGGTTCGACCCGGTCTGCCCGTGGGCCTGGCTGACCTCGCGCTGGATGCTGGAGGTCGAGAAGGTGCGCCCGGTGGAGGTGCGCTGGCATGTGATGAGCCTGGCGGTGCTCAACGAACCGCGGCTGGACGAGCTTCCGGAGCAGTACCGCGAGATGCTGGAGAAGACGGCCTGGGGCCCGGTGCGGGTCGCCGTCGCGGCCGAGCGGGAGCACGGCAGCGATGTCCTGGGGCCGCTCTACACGGCGTTCGGCACCCGCTTCCACAACGGCGGCGAGGGTGTCTCGCGCGAGTCCATGGCCGCGGCGCTCCGGGACGCCGGGCTGCCGGCGGAGCTGGTCGACGCCGCGGACACCGACGCCTACGACACGGAGCTGCGCGCCTCGCACAAGCAGGGCATCGAACTGGTCGGCGAGGAGGTGGGCACCCCCGTGATCGCCGTGCCGGGCGCCGACGGCGAGCCGTGTGCCTTCTTCGGCCCGGTCGTCACCCCCGCCCCCAGGGGCGAGGCCGCGGCGAAGCTGTGGGACGGCACGCTGATGGTCGCCTCCACCCCCGGCTTCTACGAGATCAAGCGGACCCGCACCCAGGGGCCGGTCTTCGACTGA
- a CDS encoding amino acid permease, protein MNPTSPTSPPSPTAPASAPARAGAPGAAERGAPLPGGLKQRHLSMIALGGVIGAGLFVGSGAGIAAAGPSIVLAYALSGALVLLVMRMLGEMSAAHPASGSFSVHAERAIGPWAGFTAGWMFWTLLCVAVAAEAIGAAAIMTGWLPGTESWMWVAVFMALFCGTNLAAVGNFGELEFWFAALKVFAIAAFLVLGALGILGALPGTEAPGTAHLTGDGGWLPNGTEGFLVGLLASVFAYGGLETVTIAAAESERPRHGVARAVRTAMWRIALFYVGSMAVIVTLVPWNDASVVKPGPYVAVLDVLDVPAAAQIMNAVILAALLSAMNANIYGASRMAYSLIARGNGPAALGRVSGGVPRRAVLASSAFGFLAVLFSFWWPETVFRWLLNMVGAAVLVVWGFIAAAQLRGRRRLEREAPERLTVRMWWFPYLTWVALAGITAVLLLMLRDGETRTQLFFTGGLTLLLAGTGYLRQRRTGGRGVPAPR, encoded by the coding sequence ATGAATCCGACGTCCCCGACGTCCCCGCCCTCCCCGACGGCCCCCGCCTCCGCGCCCGCCCGCGCCGGGGCGCCCGGGGCCGCCGAGCGTGGCGCCCCGCTCCCCGGCGGCCTCAAGCAGCGCCATCTGTCGATGATCGCCCTGGGCGGGGTGATCGGCGCCGGCCTGTTCGTCGGCTCGGGCGCCGGCATCGCGGCCGCCGGCCCGTCGATCGTGCTCGCCTACGCGCTCTCCGGCGCGCTGGTGCTGCTGGTGATGCGGATGCTGGGCGAGATGTCCGCCGCGCACCCGGCCTCCGGCTCCTTCTCCGTGCACGCGGAGCGCGCCATCGGCCCCTGGGCGGGCTTCACCGCGGGCTGGATGTTCTGGACGCTGCTGTGCGTGGCGGTCGCCGCCGAGGCCATCGGCGCGGCGGCGATCATGACCGGTTGGCTGCCCGGGACCGAGTCATGGATGTGGGTGGCCGTCTTCATGGCGCTGTTCTGCGGCACCAACCTGGCGGCGGTCGGCAACTTCGGCGAACTCGAGTTCTGGTTCGCCGCGCTGAAGGTGTTCGCCATCGCCGCCTTCCTGGTCCTCGGCGCGCTGGGGATCCTGGGCGCGCTCCCGGGGACGGAGGCGCCGGGCACCGCGCACCTCACCGGTGACGGCGGCTGGCTGCCGAACGGCACGGAGGGCTTCCTGGTCGGCCTGCTCGCCTCGGTGTTCGCGTACGGCGGCCTGGAGACGGTGACCATCGCGGCCGCGGAGTCGGAGCGGCCCCGGCACGGCGTCGCCCGCGCCGTGCGCACGGCGATGTGGCGGATCGCCCTCTTCTACGTCGGCTCCATGGCCGTGATCGTCACCCTCGTCCCCTGGAACGACGCCTCGGTCGTCAAGCCCGGTCCGTATGTGGCCGTGCTGGACGTCCTGGACGTGCCGGCCGCCGCGCAGATCATGAACGCCGTGATCCTCGCGGCGCTGCTGTCCGCGATGAACGCCAACATCTACGGCGCCTCCCGCATGGCGTACTCGCTGATCGCCCGGGGCAACGGCCCGGCGGCCCTGGGCCGGGTGTCCGGCGGGGTGCCGCGCCGCGCGGTGCTGGCCTCCTCCGCCTTCGGTTTCCTGGCGGTGCTGTTCAGCTTCTGGTGGCCGGAGACGGTCTTCCGCTGGCTGCTCAACATGGTGGGCGCCGCGGTGCTCGTGGTGTGGGGCTTCATCGCGGCGGCCCAGCTGCGGGGCCGGCGGCGGCTGGAGCGGGAGGCACCGGAGCGGCTGACCGTGCGCATGTGGTGGTTCCCGTACCTCACCTGGGTCGCGCTGGCGGGCATCACGGCCGTCCTGCTGCTGATGCTGCGGGACGGCGAGACGCGGACACAGCTGTTCTTCACCGGCGGACTGACGCTGCTGCTGGCCGGTACGGGCTACCTGCGGCAGCGGCGGACGGGCGGGCGCGGCGTTCCCGCGCCGCGCTGA
- a CDS encoding biotin transporter BioY: MSTAAVTRTHRPGAVLADLLPAATATRARLRDAALVVGGAALTGAAAQLVVPVPGSPVPVTGQTFAALLVGASLGAGRGFLSLALYTLVGMAGMPWFAGGAGSATFGYVLGMLLAATVVGALARRGGDRGLLRTAGTMALGSLIIYAVGVPYLALAADLSFGKALAVGMVPFLIGDALKAALAMGALPAAWKLAGRRG, encoded by the coding sequence ATGAGCACTGCCGCCGTCACCCGCACCCACCGCCCCGGCGCGGTCCTCGCCGACCTGCTGCCCGCGGCCACCGCCACCCGCGCCCGGCTGCGGGACGCGGCCCTCGTCGTGGGCGGCGCCGCGCTCACCGGCGCCGCGGCCCAGCTCGTCGTCCCGGTGCCCGGCTCCCCGGTCCCGGTCACCGGCCAGACCTTCGCCGCGCTGCTCGTCGGCGCCTCGCTCGGCGCCGGCCGCGGCTTCCTCTCGCTCGCCCTCTACACGCTCGTCGGCATGGCCGGTATGCCGTGGTTCGCGGGCGGCGCGGGCTCGGCCACCTTCGGCTACGTCCTGGGCATGCTGCTCGCGGCCACCGTCGTCGGCGCGCTGGCCCGGCGCGGCGGCGACCGCGGCCTGCTGCGCACCGCGGGCACCATGGCCCTCGGCTCGCTCATCATCTACGCGGTCGGCGTGCCCTACCTCGCCCTGGCCGCGGACCTCTCCTTCGGCAAGGCCCTCGCCGTCGGCATGGTGCCCTTCCTCATCGGGGACGCCCTGAAGGCCGCCCTCGCCATGGGTGCCCTGCCGGCCGCCTGGAAGCTCGCCGGCCGCCGCGGCTGA
- a CDS encoding ribose-5-phosphate isomerase, whose translation MRVYLGSDHAGFELKNHLVEWLTANGHDPVDCGPHIYDAQDDYPPFCLRAAERTAADSEGLGIVIGGSGNGEQMAANKVKGVRAALVWSEQTAELAREHNNANVISVGGRMHSRDEAVKFVETFLNTPYSGEERHTRRIDMLTAYENTGKLPEIPAHHPRQD comes from the coding sequence ATGCGCGTGTACCTCGGCTCCGATCATGCCGGTTTCGAACTCAAGAACCACCTCGTGGAGTGGCTCACGGCCAACGGCCACGACCCCGTCGACTGTGGCCCGCACATCTACGACGCCCAGGACGACTACCCGCCGTTCTGCCTCCGCGCCGCCGAGCGGACCGCCGCCGACAGCGAGGGCCTCGGCATCGTCATCGGCGGCTCCGGCAACGGCGAGCAGATGGCCGCCAACAAGGTCAAGGGCGTCCGCGCCGCGCTCGTCTGGAGCGAGCAGACCGCCGAGCTGGCCCGGGAGCACAACAACGCCAACGTCATCAGCGTCGGCGGCCGGATGCACAGCCGCGACGAGGCGGTGAAGTTCGTCGAGACCTTCCTGAACACCCCGTACTCGGGCGAGGAGCGGCACACCCGCCGCATCGACATGCTCACCGCCTACGAGAACACCGGGAAGCTCCCCGAGATCCCGGCCCACCACCCGCGCCAGGACTG